CTGTAATGCCCGGGATTGGACCCGGCCCACTTACGAAACGCTTTGTAGAACGAGCTGGTATCGGCAAACCCCAACCGCGCCGCAATCTCGGCAAAACTGATCTGCGGTTCCGCCAACCAAACGATCGCCAGTTCCTTGCGCACGCTGTCCTTGAGGCCTTGGTAGGTCTGCCCTTCCTCCGCCAGACGACGACGCAGGGTAGATGCGGAGATACACAGGCTGGCGGCAAGCCCGTCGGTTTCCGGCCAGGTGTCGGGGGGCATCTGGCGCAGGTCGTGTTTGATGCGGGTCGCCAGGCTGTCGGGGTCGCGGTATTTGACCAGAATATTGGCCGGCGCATGGGCGAGGAAGCGTTTGAGCTCTTCAGCGCTGCGCTTGACCGGCAGGTCCAGGCAATCGGCGGAGAAGATCATGCGAGTACGTGGCCGGTCGAAGCGCAGGTTGTCAGAAAACATCACCCGGTAGTCGTCGCAGAAGTCCGGCTGCGCGCAGCGCAATTCGACCGCCAGGATCGGAATCCGCCTTCCGGCCAGCCAACAGGCGACACCGTGCACGATCATCCAGTAGGTGAAGCAGGTAAACGCGCGCT
The Pseudomonas poae DNA segment above includes these coding regions:
- a CDS encoding AraC family transcriptional regulator, whose amino-acid sequence is MSEKDTISIHLVREALLQSCAPGAATVEVLGKAGIDPSLLEQPSARVSATSYARFWRLLARRMDDEFFGMDPRKLKSGSLQFLCRVAMAQPTLGASLETGLGFLSLMLERMPAQLVRQQSLAEIVLLEPELEPKRAFTCFTYWMIVHGVACWLAGRRIPILAVELRCAQPDFCDDYRVMFSDNLRFDRPRTRMIFSADCLDLPVKRSAEELKRFLAHAPANILVKYRDPDSLATRIKHDLRQMPPDTWPETDGLAASLCISASTLRRRLAEEGQTYQGLKDSVRKELAIVWLAEPQISFAEIAARLGFADTSSFYKAFRKWAGSNPGHYRSLILGEQG